The following proteins are co-located in the Mobula hypostoma chromosome 4, sMobHyp1.1, whole genome shotgun sequence genome:
- the LOC134344750 gene encoding GPI mannosyltransferase 4-like — protein MALKLLWLALGVVRVLWCLAPQTGYIHPDEFFQSPEIMAGDILNLKTFRTWEFNTSYPCRSVLFPLVTTGFSFTVLKALNNSGLFGNIINSYTLLVFPRFCLTCLSFVLDYSVYQLAWVWRVDPWKALTLLGGSHVMLVFYTRTFSNVIEADLFALLLLLVTIDTKQANVGPDSGKKDRRKNKHIGIVLAAGFFNRPTFIAYALVPMFLWHFCDQKGTFQFSLNRFMTNCVSILISATATSFLFIMTDALYFGSLLSKWDWVLKDGNTMYKHIVDISQHLVLTPVNLILYNLDQKSLIAHGSHPWFTHLILNSFLLFGGLHLSAVVSGIKMMISKFAYKASSYTSCKKQSEKKLLAQLSLASHSDVYLFLVYLIPIIILSLFSHQEPRYISPLIVPLVILSAPKCNMFQWKVIIVLFNILGSLLFGCLHQGGLIPSLSYLEKILHSRNHGVKQYEYDLVFYHTYMPPRYLLNFKPNEEFIRVIDLSGSDVQVLNSTVKGLLDNSYSKHIGKNQEKTIYIIAPGTVQSDIENCGFYWKTVKSFFPHLTMEDPPHIPSLLSKNGLSQLSLYIFEVDILSKNTET, from the coding sequence GTGATATTTTGAATCTCAAAACGTTTCGTACTTGGGAATTTAATACCAGTTACCCCTGCAGATCAGTACTTTTCCCATTGGTCACCACAGGCTTTTCATTTACAGTACTTAAAGCCTTAAACAATAGTGGCCTTTTTGGTAACATCATAAACAGTTACACTTTATTGGTTTTCCCCAGGTTCTGCCTAACATGCCTCTCCTTTGTATTGGACTATTCTGTATACCAATTAGCCTGGGTCTGGAGAGTAGATCCTTGGAAGGCTTTAACGCTGCTAGGTGGGTCACATGTCATGTTGGTTTTTTACACTAGaacattttcaaatgttatagAAGCAGATTTGTTTGCATTGCTTCTGTTGTTGGTCACTATCGACACAAAGCAAGCAAATGTGGGCCCAGATTCTGGAAAAAAGGACAGAAGGAAAAATAAACATATTGGGATTGTTTTAGCTGCTGGGTTTTTCAATAGGCCCACATTCATTGCTTATGCTTTAGTGCCGATGTTCCTGTGGCATTTTTGTGATCAGAAAGGGACATTTCAGTTCAGTTTAAATCGTTTTATGACAAATTGTGTTAGCATTTTGATTTCTGCAACTGCAACCAGTTTTCTTTTCATTATGACAGATGCACTATATTTTGGGTCATTGTTGTCCAAATGGGACTGGGTTTTGAAAGATGGGAACACTATGTACAAACATATTGTTGATATAAGCCAACATTTAGTTTTAACTCCTGTCAATCTTATTTTGTATAACTTAGATCAAAAAAGCCTTATTGCACATGGGAGTCACCCTTGGTTTACACACTTAATACTGAATAGCTTTCTACTGTTTGGTGGCCTTCATTTGTCTGCTGTTGTATCTGGTATCAAAATGATGATCAGCAAGTTTGCCTACAAAGCCAGCTCTTACACGTCTTGCAAAAAACAATCCGAAAAGAAATTGTTGGCACAGCTTTCTCttgcttcccattctgatgtgtatTTGTTCCTTGTCTATTTAATCCCCATCATTATTCTGTCTTTGTTTAGTCATCAGGAACCAAGATATATTAGTCCACTCATTGTGCCACTTGTTATTCTCAGTGCTCCAAAATGTAATATGTTCCAATGGAAAGTTATCATAGTCCTGTTTAATATCTTGGGGTCACTGCTATTTGGCTGTTTGCACCAAGGTGGTCTAATTCCTTCTCTGTCCTACTTGGAGAAAATTCTTCATTCAAGGAATCATGGGGTGAAGCAGTATGAGTATGATTTGGTATTTTACCATACCTACATGCCTCCAAGGTATCTTCTGAACTTTAAACCAAATGAAGAGTTCATCAGAGTCATTGACCTGTCCGGGTCTGACGTGCAGGTGCTGAACAGCACAGTGAAAGGGCTGCTTGACAATAGCTATTCCAAACACATTGGAAAGAATCAGGAAAAGACTATCTATATCATTGCGCCGGGTACTGTTCAAAGTGATATTGAAAACTGTGGATTCTATTGGAAAACTGTGAAGTCCTTCTTTCCTCATTTAACTATGGAAGATCCTCCTCACATTCCTTCTCTTCTGTCGAAAAATGGATTAAGCCAGCTGAGTCTTTACATTTTTGAGGTGGATATACTGTCAAAGAACACGGAAACCTAG
- the ncbp2as2 gene encoding protein NCBP2AS2, with protein sequence MVPRDYQSDGPPLPITERSIEHGKTVDTERSRAAGEVGETAAPGSDMVLRRLLLMLLNNAQLVEKLSETRPIRRAAQITVYAITRLQLGSQEAAERLNRSGALRPGTFARNLGDLSRRAARLKNALMGASGQKKQK encoded by the coding sequence ATGGTCCCACGTGACTATCAAAGTGACGGACCGCCGCTGCCGATCACCGAGCGATCGATCGAGCATGGCAAGACAGTCGATACGGAGAGGTCGAGAGCCGCCGGTGAAGTTGGTGAGACCGCAGCCCCGGGCTCTGACATGGTTTTGCGAAGATTGCTGCTAATGTTGCTGAACAACGCTCAGCTGGTAGAGAAACTGTCGGAGACGCGGCCGATCCGGAGGGCGGCCCAGATCACCGTCTACGCTATCACGCGGCTCCAGCTGGGCAGCCAGGAGGCGGCCGAGCGGCTGAACCGCTCCGGTGCCCTTCGGCCCGGCACATTCGCCCGCAACCTCGGGGACCTGAGCCGGAGAGCGGCCCGGCTGAAGAACGCCTTGATGGGGGCCTCTGGGCAGAAGAAACAGAAGTAA